From Marivirga harenae, one genomic window encodes:
- a CDS encoding FG-GAP-like repeat-containing protein, which produces MRRLLFASLILTVTINAFSQSFTLEETFQNGLRSGSISWGDINNDGNLDFIQTGNDIDATATTRLFINTGSTFELLNTDLPNIFEGASDWGDYDNDGDLDLLLAGSGTDGLLTRLYDNIEGELILNGAVSLHGIDRGSVEWGDYDADGDLDLLISGQDGESGSVTKIYNNENGTFTEVETSLTGVSFGIASWVDFDGDGDLDVMLSGFTSTGPKVSELYENTGTTFSLVFEDSFKGLSESSLDFGDYDNDGDLDFLVAGFTNSNTSFTAIYQNNGSSFDIVFEGSLPNVIEGTVLWGDSDNDGDLDIFITGNTVSATDKIAQLYSNNGSGFDLESSFDEAGQSAAAFADYDSDGDLDIFISGQRNDFTIYSGIYVNENSNEIQASNANIKPIPPSGLTSQIENDAVVLSWDLASDNSTPQDALTYALFVRSESDTLVNPSSLSDGKRKLVKRGNSGSSNSFNFNYELDPGDYFWSVQSIDNAFEGSSFVDEELFHINFPPVISGTSSSLATPEETSLLIEIQDLEIDDPDNEFPSDFTLTVLEGANYTFTNNEITPELDFNGMLSVPVLVNDGTDDSEIAEIAIEVTPVNDPPVITGSNVTYSTPEETNLTIDINDLIVQDPDNKFPTDFSLEIGEGDNYTQSNNVITPDNGFVGVINVPITVNDGTDSSEPFDLMVEVMQVLGLDKDFIQDNFAVYPNPTTDYVIIQPNETSIAYDLAIYDINGILLFADKILTNRKKEIDLRKFSIGLYLLKISSESKVGTMTILKE; this is translated from the coding sequence ATGAGGAGACTTTTATTTGCAAGCCTGATTTTAACAGTGACTATAAACGCTTTTAGCCAATCATTTACACTTGAAGAAACATTTCAAAACGGATTACGAAGTGGAAGTATTTCTTGGGGGGATATTAACAACGATGGCAACCTAGATTTCATTCAAACCGGAAACGATATTGATGCCACTGCTACAACACGGTTGTTTATAAACACTGGTTCGACTTTTGAGCTTCTAAACACTGATTTGCCAAACATATTTGAAGGAGCCTCAGACTGGGGTGATTATGATAATGATGGTGACCTAGATTTGCTTTTAGCTGGTTCCGGTACAGACGGACTTCTCACTAGACTATATGACAATATCGAAGGAGAATTGATTCTAAATGGAGCTGTTTCATTACATGGTATTGATAGAGGATCAGTTGAATGGGGGGATTATGATGCAGATGGAGATCTTGACCTTTTGATCTCGGGTCAAGACGGTGAAAGCGGATCAGTGACTAAGATTTATAATAATGAAAATGGAACATTCACCGAAGTAGAGACTAGCCTAACTGGTGTTTCATTTGGAATTGCTTCTTGGGTAGATTTTGACGGAGATGGAGATCTGGACGTAATGCTATCCGGATTTACTAGTACTGGACCTAAGGTTTCAGAGCTATATGAAAACACAGGAACAACATTTTCATTAGTATTTGAAGACTCATTTAAAGGCTTATCCGAGAGCTCACTGGATTTTGGTGATTACGATAATGATGGAGATCTGGATTTTCTCGTAGCTGGTTTTACAAATTCAAATACTTCGTTCACAGCAATTTACCAAAATAATGGATCATCATTTGATATAGTTTTTGAAGGCTCGCTTCCAAATGTAATCGAAGGAACAGTTTTGTGGGGAGATTCTGATAATGACGGTGATTTGGATATCTTTATAACAGGAAATACTGTCTCAGCAACTGATAAAATTGCACAACTCTATTCTAACAATGGAAGCGGATTTGACCTTGAATCATCATTTGATGAGGCCGGGCAAAGTGCAGCAGCCTTTGCTGACTATGATTCTGATGGAGATTTAGATATTTTTATCAGTGGTCAAAGAAATGATTTCACTATATATTCTGGTATTTATGTAAATGAAAATTCCAATGAAATTCAGGCAAGCAATGCTAATATCAAACCTATACCCCCAAGTGGATTAACTTCTCAAATTGAAAATGATGCAGTTGTATTATCATGGGATTTAGCATCCGATAACAGCACACCTCAAGATGCTTTAACTTATGCTCTCTTTGTTCGTAGCGAATCAGATACATTAGTAAATCCTTCTTCGCTAAGCGATGGGAAAAGAAAGCTTGTAAAGAGAGGAAACTCAGGAAGTAGCAATTCATTTAACTTCAATTATGAACTAGACCCTGGAGATTATTTTTGGAGTGTCCAATCTATTGATAATGCATTCGAAGGATCGTCTTTTGTGGATGAAGAATTATTTCACATCAATTTTCCTCCAGTTATAAGTGGCACTTCTTCGTCCTTAGCCACTCCCGAAGAAACGAGTTTACTCATTGAAATACAGGATTTAGAAATAGATGATCCGGATAATGAGTTTCCTTCTGACTTTACATTGACGGTTTTAGAAGGTGCCAACTATACATTTACAAACAATGAAATTACTCCCGAATTAGATTTTAATGGGATGCTTTCTGTTCCCGTTTTGGTTAACGATGGAACAGATGATAGTGAAATAGCAGAAATAGCTATTGAAGTAACTCCTGTGAATGATCCACCAGTGATTACAGGTTCAAATGTTACATATAGTACTCCAGAAGAAACAAATTTGACTATTGATATTAATGACCTTATCGTTCAAGATCCAGATAATAAATTCCCAACTGATTTTTCTTTGGAAATTGGCGAAGGTGACAACTATACGCAATCCAATAATGTAATTACTCCTGACAATGGATTTGTTGGAGTAATTAATGTGCCAATTACCGTCAATGATGGGACGGATTCCAGTGAGCCTTTTGATTTAATGGTTGAAGTAATGCAAGTACTTGGACTAGATAAAGATTTTATACAAGACAATTTTGCGGTATATCCTAATCCCACAACAGATTATGTAATTATCCAACCCAATGAAACTTCTATTGCTTACGATCTAGCAATTTATGATATAAACGGAATCTTGCTATTTGCTGACAAAATTTTAACTAACAGAAAAAAAGAAATTGACCTACGCAAGTTTAGTATTGGTCTCTATTTACTTAAGATTTCAAGTGAATCCAAAGTTGGAACAATGACTATTTTAAAAGAATAG
- a CDS encoding type B 50S ribosomal protein L31 — MKKDTHPEYKDVVFWDTQADVKFLTRSTMSSEETIKMDDGKEYPVVKIEVSSASHPFYTGKKIFLDTAGRVEKFNQKYKKKK; from the coding sequence ATGAAAAAAGATACTCATCCAGAATACAAAGATGTTGTTTTCTGGGATACTCAAGCAGACGTGAAATTCTTAACGAGGTCAACAATGTCCTCTGAAGAAACCATCAAAATGGACGATGGGAAAGAATATCCGGTAGTTAAAATCGAAGTTAGTTCAGCTTCTCACCCTTTTTATACAGGAAAGAAAATTTTCTTGGATACTGCAGGCCGTGTGGAGAAGTTCAACCAAAAATACAAAAAGAAGAAATAA
- a CDS encoding TonB-dependent receptor → MIRITTFCLSLFVLFSFEHAFSQEVNVSGYVRDATGKEKLIGAHIINVKTKKGVITDHNGYFALNAKLNDSLRISYAGYKSPVLEVNENSQSIFVDLQMDGNLKEVKVMGVRDVFQPMTQLKSKDFTNIPTIGAAPDVLKAVQLFPGITAQNEGSSQLIVRGGSPGENLYMIDNIPLIYVNHLGGFYSVFNPDMINSMEIYKDGFPARYGGKLSSIISLSQYEGNAEEFKGNFSIGPMATSLMVEGPALNKKATYMLSARKTMIDGLMALGTTLSEGNDFTFAYGFHDFNGKFTYNLNDKHTLSANFYQGDDYLNLWAESASTIPNTVGKSRLQTVWGNWLGALQWKYKPNARLVGENSLSVVRYRLKNNSFYFEDEDNKEPTFDNRFQSSLMDNRLQSDWKYFNSNSLTTHFGAQVSYKTHQPNNTNAQNILTENQIIPVLEGALYFDEHIDFWENSSLKVGGRFNYYQNDRYSDFDFVQRGQLAVGISSNQWLLARFTAANQYAHLLYTTGDIGANEIWIPADEEAPASRSTQYSLGYKANFQQSNWQMESAIYYKELNKLTTYKEGVAAVLGDSNWKNKITSGGKGESMGWETMLKKSKGRWTGFASYTLSKTEYQFPEINNGNAYVFEYDRPHIFNVNLSTKMNDKWDFSANWTYQTGLPFTPAVGLRNSPDPFNPEIERETLIYGERNSGRMRDFHRLDLGFNYHKLTKRGNRATWTFSIYNAYSRQNPYFNYYHVDGNTDFSLGQLDYSDEPLKLYQRSFFPFLPSFSYKVYFDKGIFKRSSKEERANRPKSNVWYHKE, encoded by the coding sequence ATGATTAGGATTACGACCTTTTGCTTGAGTTTATTTGTGTTATTCAGTTTTGAGCATGCTTTCTCTCAAGAAGTAAATGTTTCAGGATATGTGAGGGATGCAACTGGCAAAGAGAAATTAATTGGTGCGCATATTATCAATGTCAAAACAAAAAAAGGAGTCATTACCGACCATAATGGCTATTTTGCCTTAAATGCAAAGCTTAATGACTCTCTTAGAATTTCTTATGCAGGCTACAAAAGCCCAGTACTTGAAGTTAATGAAAACAGCCAGAGTATATTCGTTGATCTTCAAATGGATGGGAATTTAAAAGAAGTCAAAGTAATGGGAGTTAGAGATGTTTTCCAGCCCATGACCCAGCTTAAATCAAAGGACTTTACCAATATTCCCACTATAGGTGCAGCTCCAGATGTCTTAAAAGCAGTGCAATTATTTCCTGGAATTACTGCCCAGAATGAAGGAAGTAGTCAGTTGATTGTTCGTGGCGGAAGTCCAGGTGAAAACTTATACATGATCGACAATATACCGCTGATTTATGTTAATCATTTAGGAGGTTTCTATTCTGTTTTCAATCCTGACATGATTAATTCAATGGAAATTTACAAAGATGGTTTTCCTGCTCGATATGGAGGAAAATTATCTTCTATCATCAGTCTTTCTCAATATGAAGGAAATGCTGAAGAATTTAAAGGGAATTTCAGTATCGGTCCTATGGCAACAAGCTTAATGGTGGAAGGACCAGCGCTCAATAAAAAAGCAACTTATATGCTGAGTGCAAGAAAAACAATGATTGACGGATTGATGGCATTAGGAACAACACTTTCTGAGGGCAATGATTTTACTTTTGCCTATGGCTTTCATGATTTCAATGGAAAATTCACTTATAATTTAAATGATAAGCATACCTTATCAGCTAATTTTTATCAAGGCGATGACTATTTAAATTTATGGGCTGAATCTGCTTCCACTATTCCCAATACAGTAGGTAAAAGTCGGCTACAAACTGTTTGGGGGAATTGGTTGGGTGCATTGCAATGGAAATATAAACCCAATGCACGATTAGTAGGCGAAAACAGCTTGTCAGTAGTTCGTTATCGACTCAAAAACAACAGTTTTTATTTTGAAGATGAAGATAATAAAGAACCGACTTTTGATAATCGCTTCCAGTCTTCTTTGATGGATAACCGCTTGCAATCAGACTGGAAATATTTTAATAGTAATTCCTTAACCACGCATTTTGGCGCACAAGTTTCTTATAAAACCCATCAACCCAACAATACTAATGCACAGAATATACTTACAGAAAATCAAATAATTCCCGTTTTAGAAGGGGCACTTTATTTTGACGAACACATAGATTTCTGGGAAAATAGTTCATTAAAAGTTGGAGGAAGATTCAACTATTATCAAAATGATAGGTATTCAGATTTTGATTTTGTCCAGCGAGGGCAGTTAGCAGTTGGCATTAGCTCTAACCAATGGTTATTAGCTCGATTTACCGCTGCAAACCAATACGCACATTTGCTTTACACAACCGGAGACATTGGCGCAAATGAGATTTGGATTCCAGCCGATGAAGAGGCACCAGCTTCCAGATCTACTCAATATTCTTTAGGCTATAAAGCAAATTTCCAGCAAAGTAATTGGCAAATGGAGAGCGCTATTTACTATAAAGAGTTGAATAAGCTGACTACTTACAAAGAAGGAGTAGCAGCCGTATTAGGTGATTCCAATTGGAAAAACAAAATCACAAGTGGAGGAAAAGGTGAAAGCATGGGTTGGGAAACGATGCTAAAAAAGTCAAAAGGAAGATGGACAGGTTTTGCTTCTTATACTTTATCTAAAACAGAATATCAGTTTCCTGAAATTAATAATGGCAATGCTTATGTTTTTGAATATGACAGACCTCATATATTCAATGTAAACCTGAGTACAAAAATGAATGATAAATGGGATTTTTCTGCTAATTGGACTTATCAAACAGGTCTTCCTTTTACTCCGGCGGTTGGGCTTCGTAATTCTCCGGACCCATTTAATCCGGAGATTGAAAGAGAGACCTTAATTTATGGAGAAAGAAATTCCGGCAGAATGCGGGATTTCCACCGTTTAGATTTAGGCTTTAACTATCATAAATTAACTAAAAGAGGCAACAGAGCTACTTGGACTTTCTCAATTTACAATGCTTATAGTCGTCAAAACCCATATTTTAATTATTACCATGTTGATGGGAATACGGATTTTAGTTTGGGACAATTGGACTATTCAGATGAGCCTTTAAAATTATATCAAAGAAGCTTTTTCCCTTTCCTACCCTCTTTCTCCTATAAAGTATATTTTGATAAAGGGATTTTTAAAAGAAGTAGCAAAGAAGAAAGAGCCAATAGACCAAAAAGCAATGTTTGGTATCATAAAGAATAG
- a CDS encoding capsule assembly Wzi family protein yields MRFLFVFCFSLSVFNAFSQAVNAPLNRDYYHLIERLEVRNGTFSESFHASMKPFNRKEIAQFLDGLNTNNLNRKDKFNYNYLKNDSWEWVDSADYKNEKGLLGYIYKTKPDFLNVHENEFDLHVNPVLGLSLGQESLSDNRLFTNTRGLEVRGLINNKLGFYTFVGENQVVFPTYVNDYISDFSAVPNEGFWKPYGDNNEGVDFFTARGYISFQATKNINLQFGHDRFFIGNGERSLILSDFSPSYLFLKAETNIWKLNYTNLFGLQTADVVLRGNQLSGTQNKYPRKFMSLHHLSYNITDNINIGIFEAIMSGDSSVAQNPIDPMYFNPIIFYRALEQQDGSSGNALVGMDFRALFLKRFSLYGQLVLDEFLIENLRQGGWWANKWAVQTGMKYFNAFEIPNLDLQAEYNVARPFMYAHDSNFTNYANYKQSLAHPLGANFEEWVATLRYQITPRIHFQAKAVLAEFGTDTTENNHFGGDIFKANNARYSHINPDTGRRWQFGHTIGQGESNNLKFIKMTLSVMPYHNLFLDLNYSIRNQQSEFGNNSSENRFYGIDLRWNIPKRENLF; encoded by the coding sequence ATGAGATTCCTATTTGTTTTTTGTTTTTCTTTATCTGTTTTCAATGCTTTCTCTCAAGCCGTCAATGCTCCGTTAAATCGTGACTATTATCACCTAATAGAAAGACTGGAAGTAAGAAACGGAACATTTTCAGAAAGCTTCCATGCTTCCATGAAGCCTTTTAACAGAAAAGAAATTGCCCAATTTTTAGATGGCTTAAATACCAATAATTTAAACCGGAAAGATAAGTTCAACTACAATTATTTGAAAAATGACAGTTGGGAATGGGTCGATAGTGCAGACTATAAAAATGAAAAAGGCCTTCTTGGATATATTTACAAGACAAAACCCGATTTTTTAAATGTGCATGAAAATGAATTTGATTTACATGTCAACCCTGTTCTTGGTCTTTCTTTGGGCCAAGAAAGCCTAAGCGATAATAGACTTTTTACCAACACCAGAGGGCTAGAAGTTAGGGGTTTAATTAATAATAAGTTAGGCTTTTACACTTTTGTAGGTGAAAATCAAGTGGTTTTTCCCACTTATGTTAATGACTACATTAGCGATTTTAGCGCGGTTCCGAACGAGGGTTTTTGGAAACCCTATGGTGATAATAATGAAGGGGTCGATTTTTTCACAGCACGTGGCTATATTTCCTTTCAAGCAACCAAAAACATTAACTTACAATTTGGTCATGACCGCTTTTTTATAGGCAATGGGGAGCGTTCACTTATTTTAAGTGATTTTTCCCCAAGCTATTTATTCTTAAAAGCTGAAACCAACATTTGGAAATTGAATTACACCAATCTCTTCGGACTACAAACAGCAGATGTTGTGCTGCGAGGCAATCAATTATCGGGTACTCAAAACAAGTATCCCCGAAAGTTTATGTCGCTTCATCATTTAAGTTATAACATTACCGACAATATCAATATTGGTATCTTCGAGGCTATCATGTCTGGAGACTCCTCGGTTGCACAAAATCCAATTGATCCCATGTATTTTAATCCTATCATCTTCTATCGTGCCTTAGAACAGCAAGATGGTAGTTCGGGAAATGCCTTAGTTGGTATGGATTTCAGAGCTTTATTCTTGAAGCGATTTAGCCTTTATGGACAGTTAGTATTAGATGAGTTCTTGATCGAAAATTTGAGACAAGGGGGCTGGTGGGCCAATAAATGGGCGGTTCAAACCGGGATGAAGTATTTCAACGCTTTCGAAATCCCTAATTTGGACTTACAAGCTGAATATAATGTAGCTCGCCCTTTTATGTATGCTCATGATTCCAATTTCACAAATTATGCAAACTATAAACAATCTTTAGCCCATCCTTTAGGAGCCAATTTCGAAGAATGGGTAGCAACATTACGCTATCAAATTACCCCAAGAATACATTTCCAGGCCAAAGCAGTTCTGGCAGAATTTGGCACGGACACAACGGAAAACAACCATTTCGGAGGAGATATTTTTAAGGCCAATAATGCTCGATACAGCCATATCAATCCTGATACCGGACGCAGATGGCAGTTTGGGCATACTATAGGACAAGGGGAAAGCAATAATTTAAAGTTTATTAAAATGACATTAAGTGTAATGCCGTATCATAATCTATTTCTTGATTTGAATTACAGTATAAGAAATCAGCAAAGTGAGTTTGGCAATAATAGCAGTGAGAATAGATTTTATGGAATAGATTTACGATGGAATATCCCCAAGCGTGAAAATCTGTTTTAA
- a CDS encoding pyridoxal phosphate-dependent decarboxylase family protein: MDIEEFRKHAHSMVDWMADYLQNVEDYPVLSNSKPGDIKAKLPLLFPENPEDFTAIFKDFEDKIMPGITHWESPNFLAYFPASKSKPSILGEMIMSVLGTQGMVWLTSPAATELEDRMMEWMRDLLGLSKDWTGSIQDTASTGTFNALITAREKASNFQINEKGFFRMPKYRVYASEQAHSSIDKNVKIAGFGYKNLVKIPVDEHFAMIPEKLEEKIQNDIDSGYEPLFVLGALGTTGTTAVDPLEKIGEIAKKYHIWFHVDAAYSGAALICPQHRWMSKGLELADSMVFNPHKWMFVNFDCSLYYVKEPDLLKQTYSITPEYLKTDADEEVNNYRDWHIQLGRRFRALKLWFVLREFGAEKLRSIIDHHIKWAQELESEIKQTDNFEMLAPVPVNLLCFRFNNGKMSEEGLNQFNEQLLKNVNATGKIFITHTKLNGKYSLRLVGGHAELTKGHLERAWGLIRETASALQRR; the protein is encoded by the coding sequence ATGGATATAGAAGAATTTAGAAAGCATGCACATTCCATGGTGGATTGGATGGCAGATTACCTGCAAAATGTAGAGGATTACCCTGTTTTATCAAATTCAAAGCCCGGTGATATAAAAGCGAAACTACCCCTCCTGTTTCCTGAAAATCCTGAAGACTTTACAGCAATTTTTAAAGATTTTGAGGACAAAATCATGCCCGGGATTACGCACTGGGAAAGCCCCAATTTTCTTGCTTATTTCCCAGCCTCTAAAAGCAAGCCATCAATCCTGGGTGAAATGATTATGTCTGTTTTGGGTACTCAGGGCATGGTATGGCTCACTTCTCCTGCCGCAACCGAACTGGAAGACCGTATGATGGAATGGATGCGTGATCTGTTGGGTTTATCCAAAGACTGGACAGGTTCTATTCAGGATACAGCCTCTACCGGAACTTTCAATGCATTAATCACAGCACGGGAAAAAGCCAGTAATTTTCAAATCAATGAAAAAGGCTTTTTCAGAATGCCAAAATATAGAGTTTATGCTTCGGAACAGGCGCATAGCTCCATAGATAAAAATGTGAAAATCGCGGGTTTTGGTTATAAAAATTTAGTCAAAATTCCCGTGGATGAGCATTTTGCTATGATTCCTGAAAAGCTAGAGGAGAAAATTCAGAATGATATTGATTCTGGCTACGAACCATTATTTGTATTGGGTGCTTTAGGCACTACCGGGACTACCGCTGTGGATCCATTAGAGAAGATTGGGGAAATCGCGAAGAAATATCATATATGGTTTCATGTAGATGCCGCCTATTCCGGTGCAGCATTGATTTGCCCTCAACATCGATGGATGAGTAAAGGGCTTGAACTAGCAGATAGCATGGTTTTTAATCCGCATAAATGGATGTTTGTTAATTTTGATTGCAGCTTATATTATGTAAAAGAACCTGATTTACTCAAACAAACCTATAGTATCACTCCAGAATACTTGAAAACAGATGCGGATGAGGAGGTTAATAATTATAGGGATTGGCACATCCAACTAGGCCGAAGGTTTAGAGCATTGAAGTTATGGTTTGTTTTAAGAGAATTTGGAGCTGAAAAATTAAGGTCAATAATTGACCATCATATTAAATGGGCACAGGAATTAGAAAGCGAAATTAAACAAACGGATAATTTTGAAATGTTGGCTCCAGTTCCAGTTAATCTTTTATGCTTCCGATTTAATAATGGGAAAATGAGCGAGGAGGGATTAAATCAGTTCAATGAGCAGTTGTTGAAAAATGTTAATGCCACTGGTAAAATATTTATCACCCATACTAAACTAAATGGGAAGTATTCACTAAGATTGGTAGGTGGGCATGCTGAATTGACTAAAGGTCACTTAGAAAGAGCATGGGGCTTGATTAGGGAGACAGCATCAGCTTTACAAAGGAGATGA